In Arcobacter ellisii, a genomic segment contains:
- a CDS encoding FAD-binding and (Fe-S)-binding domain-containing protein, which produces MLDSKYQKFFDEISLKISKDKIFTDKLHTLAYGTDASFYRLIPKIVIKTDNAKEVQDIIELANSMNLSITFRAGGTSLSGQAISDSILVITSRNFSNFKIASDASYISLEPALTGAQANGLLARYSKKIGPDPASINAAMIGGIAANNASGMCCGISQNSYKTLKSMKLIFADGTKLDTACEESKNEFRKTHADFLKDLKSFSDDTKNNEELRAKIEKKFKIKNTCGYSINALIDFEDEFEILQHLIIGSEGTLAFIEEITYYTVEDLKDKASALIYFKDMKEACTAVTKLKLARDSKQIVVDAVELMDRAALRSIENDPVMPKFIKDFDDEVTALLIETRAISDDQLNIQITQIEELLKEFSVVRDIYFTKDEQEYTLYWKIRKGLFPAVGAVRVTGTTVIIEDVAYPIECLAEATLELQGLFQKYGYSEALIFGHALEGNFHFVFTQDFSDTKEVKRYDDLMNEVVNSVAVKYQGSLKAEHGTGRNMAAFIEVEWGLDAYIMMKKIKSLFDPKGLLNPGVIINDDKEAHLKNLKTLPATNEIVDKCIECGFCEPTCPSNELTLTPRQRIVINREISRLESIGNHKEAKEYKKLYQYDGIETCATCSLCSTACPVKIDTGSLTKHLRAEQLTPGAKSIANFVANNFSATLKGVRFGLHSANFMHKVLGTPSMETFTKTMRDLSGKRVPKWSTYMPKGTNVNLNFEQQVKDKKVVYFPSCISRSMGVNDMSKEEKELFDVTIELLQKADYQIIFPQNLSNLCCGMPFSSKGFNEAAHTKSSELEEALLNASEFGEYPILCDTSPCTKKMMESFSHKLSIYEPIEFALTFLTKDLEFTPIDEAITIHTTCSSRKMGLEDKFKKLAQLCSTNVIIPADVKCCGFAGDRGFNFPELNDSALRYLKKQTNGAKMAFSTSKTCEIGLSEKSGLDYNSIFYLINRVTKAKNL; this is translated from the coding sequence ATGTTAGATAGTAAATACCAAAAATTTTTTGATGAGATTTCATTAAAAATCTCAAAAGATAAAATCTTCACAGATAAACTTCATACATTAGCTTATGGAACTGATGCTTCATTTTATAGGTTAATTCCAAAAATAGTAATCAAAACAGATAATGCAAAAGAGGTTCAAGATATTATTGAACTAGCAAACTCTATGAATTTAAGTATTACTTTTAGAGCAGGTGGAACTTCACTTTCAGGTCAAGCAATAAGTGATTCTATTTTAGTTATAACTTCTAGAAACTTTTCAAACTTTAAAATAGCAAGTGATGCAAGTTATATTTCATTAGAACCAGCACTAACTGGTGCTCAAGCAAACGGATTATTAGCAAGATATTCTAAAAAAATAGGTCCTGATCCAGCAAGTATAAATGCTGCTATGATTGGTGGAATTGCTGCAAATAATGCTTCAGGAATGTGTTGTGGAATTTCACAAAATTCATATAAAACTCTAAAATCTATGAAATTGATTTTTGCAGATGGAACTAAACTTGATACGGCTTGTGAAGAGAGTAAAAATGAATTTAGAAAAACTCATGCAGATTTCCTAAAAGATTTAAAAAGCTTTTCAGATGATACAAAAAACAATGAAGAGTTAAGAGCAAAAATTGAAAAGAAATTTAAAATCAAAAATACATGTGGTTACTCAATAAATGCTTTAATTGATTTTGAAGATGAGTTTGAAATTTTACAACACTTAATCATCGGAAGTGAAGGAACTTTAGCCTTTATTGAAGAGATAACTTATTATACAGTTGAAGATTTAAAAGATAAAGCAAGTGCTTTGATTTATTTTAAAGATATGAAAGAAGCCTGTACAGCTGTAACAAAACTAAAACTAGCAAGGGATTCGAAACAAATAGTTGTTGATGCTGTTGAACTTATGGATAGAGCAGCTTTAAGAAGTATAGAAAATGACCCAGTTATGCCAAAATTTATTAAAGATTTTGATGATGAAGTAACAGCACTTTTAATTGAAACAAGAGCAATTAGTGATGACCAACTGAATATCCAAATAACACAAATAGAAGAGTTATTAAAAGAGTTTTCTGTTGTAAGAGATATCTATTTTACAAAAGATGAACAAGAATATACACTTTACTGGAAAATTAGAAAAGGATTATTCCCAGCTGTTGGAGCTGTAAGAGTTACTGGAACAACTGTTATTATTGAAGATGTTGCCTATCCAATTGAATGTTTAGCAGAAGCTACACTTGAACTTCAAGGATTGTTTCAAAAATATGGTTATAGTGAAGCTTTAATTTTTGGACATGCGTTAGAAGGAAATTTCCACTTTGTATTTACTCAAGATTTCTCAGATACAAAAGAGGTAAAAAGATATGATGATTTAATGAATGAAGTTGTTAATTCAGTTGCAGTTAAATACCAAGGAAGCTTAAAAGCAGAGCATGGAACTGGGCGAAATATGGCTGCATTTATTGAAGTAGAGTGGGGATTAGATGCTTATATTATGATGAAAAAAATCAAATCACTATTTGACCCAAAAGGTTTATTAAACCCTGGAGTTATCATAAATGATGATAAAGAAGCTCACTTAAAAAATCTAAAAACACTTCCAGCAACAAACGAAATTGTTGATAAATGTATTGAGTGTGGTTTCTGTGAGCCAACTTGTCCATCAAATGAATTAACACTAACGCCAAGACAAAGAATTGTAATAAATAGAGAGATTTCAAGACTTGAGAGTATTGGAAATCATAAAGAGGCGAAAGAATACAAAAAACTATATCAATATGATGGAATAGAGACTTGTGCAACATGTAGTTTATGTTCAACTGCTTGTCCTGTTAAAATTGATACGGGAAGTTTAACAAAACATTTAAGAGCTGAACAACTAACTCCTGGAGCAAAATCAATTGCAAATTTTGTTGCAAATAATTTTAGTGCAACATTAAAAGGTGTAAGATTTGGTCTTCATAGTGCAAACTTTATGCATAAAGTTTTAGGAACACCAAGTATGGAAACTTTTACTAAAACTATGAGAGATTTAAGTGGGAAAAGAGTTCCAAAATGGTCAACTTATATGCCAAAAGGTACAAATGTAAATCTTAATTTTGAACAACAAGTAAAAGATAAAAAAGTTGTATATTTCCCTTCTTGTATTAGTAGAAGTATGGGTGTAAACGATATGTCAAAAGAGGAAAAAGAGTTATTTGATGTAACAATTGAACTTTTACAAAAAGCTGATTATCAAATCATTTTCCCACAAAATTTATCAAATCTTTGTTGTGGTATGCCATTCTCTTCAAAAGGATTTAATGAAGCAGCACATACAAAGTCAAGTGAACTTGAAGAGGCACTTTTAAACGCAAGTGAGTTTGGTGAATATCCAATTTTATGTGATACAAGCCCTTGTACTAAAAAAATGATGGAGAGTTTTTCACATAAATTATCTATTTATGAACCAATAGAATTTGCCTTAACTTTTTTAACAAAAGATTTAGAATTTACTCCTATTGATGAAGCAATTACTATTCACACAACTTGTAGTTCAAGAAAAATGGGATTAGAGGATAAATTCAAAAAATTAGCACAACTTTGTTCTACAAATGTAATCATCCCAGCAGATGTAAAATGTTGTGGATTTGCAGGGGATAGAGGATTTAATTTCCCTGAACTAAATGATTCAGCTTTAAGATATTTAAAAAAGCAAACAAATGGTGCTAAAATGGCATTCTCTACATCAAAAACTTGTGAAATTGGATTAAGTGAAAAATCTGGACTTGATTATAACTCAATTTTTTATCTAATAAACAGGGTTACAAAAGCTAAAAATTTATAA
- a CDS encoding TRAP transporter large permease, translating into MIGIIMFFASLVMLLYGFPVAFTFAAVSLLFGVIAGIVEVGFDDGVWQGIVDGLDEGLGMFDFMPFRIMSIMQNTILMSVPMFIFMGIILQKTGLAEKLLESMGFLFGEIRGGVAISTVLVGTLLAASTGVVGASVVAMGVISLPVMMKYKYNLPLATGTICASGTLGQIIPPSIVLIILGDVFQVPVGDLFEAAVWPGLSLVAAYILFILVVSYIKKDFAPAIPKDPSRGSKSKQVINALLAIIPSLTLIVLVLGSIFAGVATPTESSAVGCIGAILLAVLYKSFSINMVKEAAFESVKVTSMVFGILIGATAFSMVFTYTGGDEIVEHFMTNLPGDEKIAFILFTMLAIFILGFFIDFVEISYIIVPILVPIADTLGISPVWFAILIAMNLQTSFLTPPFGFSLFYLKGVVPASVRTIDIYKGVLPFILIQVAVLLTIVFFPEFFGIKP; encoded by the coding sequence ATGATTGGTATAATTATGTTTTTTGCCTCATTAGTAATGTTACTATATGGTTTTCCTGTAGCATTTACTTTTGCGGCTGTTTCTTTACTATTTGGTGTAATTGCAGGTATTGTTGAAGTTGGTTTTGATGACGGTGTTTGGCAAGGTATAGTTGATGGACTTGATGAAGGTCTTGGGATGTTTGATTTCATGCCATTTAGAATTATGTCTATTATGCAAAACACTATTTTGATGTCTGTTCCTATGTTTATTTTTATGGGAATTATTTTACAAAAAACTGGACTTGCTGAAAAACTTTTAGAATCTATGGGATTCTTATTTGGAGAAATTAGAGGTGGAGTTGCCATTTCGACTGTACTTGTAGGAACACTTTTAGCTGCTTCAACAGGAGTTGTGGGGGCTAGCGTTGTTGCAATGGGTGTTATTTCACTTCCAGTAATGATGAAATATAAATATAACTTACCATTAGCAACTGGAACTATCTGTGCTTCTGGAACTTTAGGACAAATTATTCCTCCTTCTATTGTTTTAATTATTTTAGGAGATGTTTTCCAAGTACCAGTTGGTGATTTATTTGAAGCTGCTGTTTGGCCAGGTTTATCTTTGGTTGCAGCTTATATTTTATTTATTTTAGTTGTATCTTATATCAAAAAAGATTTTGCCCCTGCAATTCCAAAGGACCCATCAAGAGGAAGCAAATCAAAACAAGTAATAAATGCTTTATTGGCAATTATTCCTTCTTTAACTCTAATTGTTTTAGTTTTAGGTTCAATTTTTGCAGGAGTTGCAACACCAACTGAATCATCAGCGGTTGGTTGTATTGGAGCAATTTTACTTGCAGTTTTATATAAAAGTTTTTCAATAAATATGGTAAAAGAAGCTGCTTTTGAATCTGTAAAAGTAACATCAATGGTATTTGGTATCTTAATAGGAGCAACTGCTTTCTCAATGGTATTTACTTATACTGGTGGAGATGAGATTGTTGAACATTTTATGACAAATTTACCAGGGGATGAAAAAATTGCCTTCATTTTATTTACTATGTTAGCAATATTTATTTTAGGATTCTTTATTGATTTCGTTGAAATTTCATATATCATTGTTCCAATTCTTGTACCAATTGCAGATACATTAGGAATAAGTCCAGTTTGGTTTGCAATTTTAATTGCAATGAATTTACAAACATCATTCTTAACACCTCCGTTTGGATTCTCACTTTTCTATTTAAAAGGAGTTGTGCCAGCAAGTGTAAGAACTATTGATATTTATAAAGGTGTTTTACCATTTATTCTAATACAAGTAGCTGTATTATTAACAATTGTATTTTTCCCAGAATTTTTTGGAATAAAACCATAA
- a CDS encoding TRAP transporter small permease subunit, translating into MLLKLERGFDKFADMIGYTTAFVMVLMILNVTYDVIMRYFFNTGSIAMQEMEWHLFSVIILLGISYTLKEDGHVRVDLIYDRLTQKKKAKINMVGVVLFIIPVALLIAAESIPFVIESFNSNEQSGDPGGLPYRWLVKSLIPLSFFLLIITSIGFFIKNLNVYKGLHDMDEYNLKGEIENLKNELNEHKHHVVDIDGKEENK; encoded by the coding sequence ATGCTGTTAAAACTAGAACGTGGTTTTGATAAATTTGCTGATATGATAGGCTACACTACTGCTTTTGTAATGGTACTTATGATTTTAAATGTAACTTATGATGTTATTATGAGATACTTTTTTAATACAGGAAGTATTGCAATGCAAGAGATGGAGTGGCACTTATTTTCAGTAATTATACTTTTAGGTATATCTTACACATTAAAAGAAGATGGTCATGTAAGAGTTGATTTAATTTATGATAGATTAACTCAAAAGAAAAAAGCCAAAATTAATATGGTTGGAGTAGTTTTATTTATTATTCCTGTTGCTTTACTAATTGCTGCTGAATCTATTCCATTTGTAATAGAATCTTTCAATTCAAATGAACAAAGTGGCGATCCAGGTGGTCTTCCTTATAGATGGTTAGTAAAATCTTTAATACCTTTATCATTTTTCTTATTGATTATTACATCTATTGGATTTTTTATAAAAAATCTAAATGTTTACAAAGGTTTACATGATATGGATGAATATAATTTAAAAGGTGAAATTGAAAATTTAAAAAATGAATTAAACGAACATAAACATCATGTAGTTGACATTGATGGAAAAGAGGAAAACAAATGA
- a CDS encoding TRAP transporter substrate-binding protein, whose amino-acid sequence MLQKTTKLLVTTALIAGLATVANAAEKVKWTLATTWGSTLNPFIDSPTNMAKLVEEMSDGRFKIRIDAANKHKSPLGILDMVKGGQYDMGHSASYYWKGKDIETLPFTTMPFGLTAPEQYAWFYYGGGMELMQKAYAKHGVLSYPGGNTGNQMGGWFRKEINSLDDLKGLKMRIPGFAGEVMAKLGLTVTNIAPGELYTSLERGTIDALEWVGPGMDISMGFHKIAPYYYTGWHEPATELQFMVNEKSYEKLPKDLQQILLTAMRVSAYDMYIQNYHMSSEAWSTMLTEFPNIKVKTFPKPVMDAMKKANDELLTELKAQSPLLKETLESQEAYQKKSRKWTEMSDYLYLKDNL is encoded by the coding sequence ATGTTACAAAAAACTACGAAACTACTTGTTACTACTGCACTTATTGCAGGATTAGCAACTGTTGCAAATGCTGCAGAAAAAGTAAAATGGACACTTGCTACAACTTGGGGTTCAACACTAAATCCGTTTATTGACTCACCAACAAATATGGCTAAACTTGTAGAAGAGATGTCTGATGGAAGATTTAAAATCAGAATTGATGCTGCAAATAAACACAAATCACCTCTTGGTATTTTAGATATGGTTAAAGGTGGTCAATATGATATGGGTCACTCTGCTTCTTATTACTGGAAAGGTAAAGATATTGAAACATTACCATTCACAACAATGCCATTTGGATTAACTGCACCTGAGCAATATGCATGGTTCTACTACGGTGGTGGAATGGAATTAATGCAAAAAGCTTATGCTAAACATGGTGTTTTATCTTATCCAGGTGGAAATACTGGAAACCAAATGGGTGGTTGGTTTAGAAAAGAAATCAACTCTCTTGATGACTTAAAAGGTCTAAAAATGAGAATTCCAGGATTTGCTGGAGAAGTTATGGCAAAATTAGGATTAACAGTTACTAATATTGCTCCAGGTGAACTTTATACTTCACTTGAAAGAGGTACTATTGATGCGTTAGAATGGGTTGGCCCAGGTATGGATATTTCTATGGGATTCCACAAAATTGCACCATATTACTACACAGGTTGGCATGAACCAGCAACTGAATTACAATTTATGGTAAATGAAAAATCTTATGAAAAATTACCAAAAGATTTACAACAAATTTTATTAACAGCTATGAGAGTAAGTGCTTATGATATGTATATTCAAAACTATCATATGAGTAGTGAAGCTTGGTCAACAATGTTAACTGAGTTCCCAAATATCAAAGTTAAAACTTTCCCAAAACCAGTTATGGATGCTATGAAAAAAGCTAATGATGAGTTATTAACAGAGTTAAAAGCTCAATCTCCATTATTAAAAGAGACTTTAGAATCTCAAGAAGCATACCAAAAGAAATCAAGAAAATGGACAGAAATGTCTGATTATTTATACTTAAAAGACAATTTATAA